A genomic window from Zalophus californianus isolate mZalCal1 chromosome 13, mZalCal1.pri.v2, whole genome shotgun sequence includes:
- the CER1 gene encoding cerberus — protein sequence MCLLLLQLLVLLPLGKAVQQRDGCPSQSSVSPVLLERDRRELPLGNHEDAEEKPDLFVAVPHLIGTGEGQRQREKMLSRFGRFWKKPERDLHPPQDVVPERFPPGTHAVTQPKDGMQMEKSPLREEAKKFWHHFMFRMSPASQGIILPIKSHEVHQETCRTVPFGQTITHEDCEKVVVQNNLCFGKCGSVRFPGAAQHPHTFCSHCSPAKFTTMHLQLNCTGLASVVKVVMLVEECQCKMKTEHEHGHLLQAGSQAEFHAQDPFIPGFST from the exons ATGTGTCTTCTCTTACTTCAGCTGCTGGTGCTCCTGCCTCTAGGGAAGGCTGTGCAGCAGCGGGATGGCTGCCCAAGTCAGAGTTCTGTCTCCCCTGTGCTCCTAGAAAGGGATCGCAGAGAGCTCCCCCTTGGCAACCATGAGGATGCTGAGGAGAAGCCAGATCTGTTTGTCGCAGTGCCTCACCTCATAGGTACAGGAGAaggccagaggcagagagagaagatgcTATCCAGGTTTGGCAGGTTCTGGAAGAAGCCTGAGAGAGACCTGCACCCACCCCAGGATGTGGTCCCTGAGCGCTTCCCACCTGGGACCCATGCCGTCACTCAGCCAAAAGATGGGATGCAGATGGAGAAATCTCCCCTTCGGGAAGAGGCCAAAAAATTCTGGCACCACTTCATGTTCAGAATGAGTCCAGCTTCTCAGGGGATCATCCTGCCCATCAAAAGCCACGAAGTACATCAGGAGACCTGTAGGACAGTGCCCTTTGGCCAG ACGATCACCCATGAAGATTGTGAAAAGGTAGTTGTACAGAACAACCTTTGCTTTGGGAAATGTGGGTCCGTTCGTTTTCCTGGAGCTGCGCAGCACCCTCACACATTCTGCTCCCACTGCTCACCTGCCAAGTTCACCACGATGCACTTGCAGCTGAACTGCACTGGCCTTGCCTCTGTGGTCAAGGTGGTGATGCTGGTGGAGGAGTGCCAGTGCAAGATGAAGACCGAGCATGAACATGgacacctcctccaggcaggctCCCAGGCAGAATTTCATGCCCAGGATCCCTTCATCCCAGGATTTTCCACTTAA